In a single window of the Neodiprion virginianus isolate iyNeoVirg1 chromosome 1, iyNeoVirg1.1, whole genome shotgun sequence genome:
- the LOC124307472 gene encoding uncharacterized protein LOC124307472 isoform X2 yields MTSRLRGSAKEEPKPTSLLSSKSRTYFSSGWEPKEKAGFDGSRNKVSRKDSRGKYDGFPERSEAKYDKETNGYASPPDDDEDPDLLYKRSRDHFGSWNIHDIIGERDVGPKADRKSRLDLFKSNGVEQKERKKLSNGKSRVKHSSPDLEDAGDDHPVERKWRGKSRSPDLERDRHKLNKTNNLRDNPRPRRERSSINSPDRQDDRVGGHRPSHRALLREIENLGTSRGGESPERSTERRYGGNPSPENRDNDKIRQLINRFKTNEIQEPLWAGRKSEQGQRSPIGRENGAKLCQAKVRSSSRERHDEWQNGDKYEDEQVEVPSFRSLERRSGTNGDYRESNDAGFRKRSDTYSLERSGRQRAREQDEKPKESSGKRRSHVYSGSPEKFDVQIQRYERALPGPRKDPELGRKNSHSGREREPEVRRRSSLKVRDELTQSQERNGRHTRPLTPPDDRDLKFEDERRSATYNAKDWYESNKQFGVKYLQENSKLRSPDRVNYDQHEEEYVRRNRSPIKETYSFGEGRVGDQSEDDQFRERFASPPRMEAVESTHERGRGELRTSRKSTRSTVEVDRGLQHQNGRRNEPVTIRIRNPSEDHYSNEGRSKRGALFTEETNNGIRNNRRNDNENHSPKRGDMDRLDWTSASTPARKMWSYREGGAQITDIDKGQPCLKCEDACSGFLQHTWR; encoded by the coding sequence ATGACGTCCCGCCTTCGAGGCTCGGCGAAGGAGGAACCAAAACCGACGTCATTGCTCTCGTCGAAGTCTCGGACTTACTTCAGTTCCGGTTGGGAACCGAAAGAAAAGGCCGGCTTTGATGGTTCACGGAACAAAGTTTCCCGCAAGGATTCCCGAGGGAAATACGACGGTTTCCCAGAAAGGAGCGAGGCGAAGTACGACAAAGAAACAAACGGGTACGCATCACCGCCGGACGATGACGAGGATCCCGACCTTCTGTACAAAAGAAGTCGGGATCACTTTGGATCCTGGAACATCCATGACATCATCGGGGAAAGAGACGTGGGTCCAAAGGCGGACAGAAAGTCTCGGCTCGACTTGTTCAAGTCGAACGGAGTCGAGcagaaggagagaaaaaagctTTCAAACGGAAAGTCGAGGGTGAAGCACAGCTCCCCGGATCTCGAGGACGCCGGGGATGATCATCCCGTTGAGAGAAAATGGAGGGGAAAGAGTCGATCGCCTGATCTCGAGCGTGACAGGCACAAACTGAACAAGACGAACAACCTTCGTGACAATCCTCGACCACGTCGCGAAAGATCATCGATCAATTCACCAGATCGGCAGGATGACCGGGTAGGGGGGCATAGGCCTAGCCATCGAGCCCTGCTGAGAGAAATCGAAAATCTCGGGACCAGTCGAGGCGGTGAATCGCCCGAACGCTCGACCGAGAGAAGGTACGGCGGTAATCCGTCCCCGGAAAACAGGGACAACGATAAAATCAGGCAACTTATCAACAGGTTCAAAACCAACGAGATCCAGGAACCGCTTTGGGCTGGACGGAAGTCCGAGCAAGGTCAGAGGTCGCCGATCGGTCGGGAAAACGGCGCCAAGTTGTGTCAGGCAAAAGTCAGGTCATCCTCGAGGGAGAGGCACGACGAATGGCAAAATGGAGACAAGTATGAGGATGAGCAGGTGGAAGTTCCGAGCTTCAGATCTCTAGAACGAAGGAGCGGGACCAACGGTGATTACAGGGAATCGAACGATGCTGGTTTCCGGAAAAGGAGCGACACGTATAGCCTGGAACGTTCTGGACGTCAGAGGGCTCGGGAACAGGACGAGAAGCCCAAGGAATCGTCGGGGAAGAGGAGGAGCCACGTTTACTCCGGTTCACCGGAGAAGTTCGACGTCCAGATTCAGAGGTACGAGCGAGCGCTGCCTGGACCTCGAAAGGACCCGGAATTGGGGAGGAAGAATTCGCACTCCGGTAGGGAACGGGAGCCGGAAGTCAGGCGGCGGAGTTCCCTGAAGGTTAGGGATGAGCTGACGCAGAGCCAGGAGAGAAACGGGAGGCACACGCGACCTCTGACCCCGCCTGATGACAGGGATCTCAAATTCGAGGATGAGAGAAGATCCGCGACGTACAACGCGAAGGATTGGTACGAGTCGAACAAGCAATTCGGTGTAAAGTACCTACAGGAAAACAGCAAACTCAGGTCACCCGATCGCGTCAATTATGATCAGCACGAGGAGGAATACGTGCGACGAAACCGCAGTCCGATCAAGGAAACGTACAGCTTCGGAGAAGGCAGGGTCGGGGATCAGTCCGAGGATGATCAATTTCGCGAGAGGTTTGCCTCACCGCCTAGGATGGAAGCCGTTGAATCTACTCACGAACGTGGTCGCGGGGAGTTGAGGACCAGCAGGAAGTCGACCCGGAGTACGGTCGAAGTTGACAGAGGTCTTCAGCATCAGAATGGACGGAGAAACGAGCCGGTTACCATTAGGATTCGTAACCCGTCGGAGGACCATTACTCGAACGAGGGGCGATCGAAACGTGGCGCGCTCTTTACCGAGGAAACAAACAACGGCATCAGGAACAACCGGAGAAACGACAACGAGAACCACTCGCCGAAAAGGGGGGACATGGATAGATTGGATTGGACAAGCGCTAGCACACCTGCCAGAAAAATGTGGAGCTACAGAGAAGGG